TGCGGATTTGAGCGGTGATAACAACAAGAAAAGCAACGGCGAAGTATCAGCTGCTCAGAAATTGCTTTTCACTTCGACGAGAAGCTTGTCCGTTTCGTTTCAGGGAGAGTCGTTTTCGTATCAGTTTAGCAAAGCTAAACCATCTCCATCTCCATCTCCATCTCCAACCGCTACGAGAAAAGGAACGCCGGAGAGGCGGAAGCCGGCGGATACAACGACTCCGGTAAAAGGAACGGTTCAAACGGAGAATTCAAAGACGGAGCGGTGGCCAGCGAGGATAAGGCGACCGGACTCCACGACTAGAAGCGTGGATTGCACCGACGAGAGGAAGAGATTAAACGGATCTGTTAACGGCAATGTAGTTAGGGCACTACGGGATTCCATGGTCGGTAATAGAGATGTAATGGCCGTTGGATCTGAGGCTCAATCTGATCACGCGGCTTCTGATACTGAAAGTGTTTCCTCTGCTAGTACTTCAGGTGCTCTAGAAAGTCCTTGTAACGGTAACGGAGACGTTAACCGTGGGCGACGGGGGATAATTGTCCCGGCTCGGTTCTGGCATGAGACAGCTACTCGTTCACGCCGCTCCGATTCGGACTCGCCGGTTTCTAGGAAAAATACGGCACCGTCTAAGCTAATTGCCCCGGATAAGTTTAGAATTGATAGTCCTTCGTCATCCCCGAAAGGTGTAATGAACAGCAGAGGACAGCTATCGCCAATTCGTGGTCCTGTTCGGCCTGCATCACCGAGTAAGCTTGCGGCGTCCTTGACTTCGTCTCCTATGAGGGGAATGAGTCCCTCTAGAGTGAGGAATGGGTTGTGTGGTAGTTTGACAAATACGCCGTCGATTTTGAGCTTTTCTGGTGATGTTATTAAGATGGGTAAGATTGGGGAGAACAAGGTTTCGAATGCTCATTTGCTGAGGCTACTTTATAATCGGTTGTTGCAGTGGCGATTTGTTAATGCTAGAGCAGATGCTGTTTTGTCTTCCCAGAGGTCTAAAGCAGAGGTATGGCTCTATAGTTGCTTGATTTATGCTACCATGCTTCAATTTTGCATGCTTTACTATACCACTCTTTGGAAATGGTTGCATGCCTTTACTGGTAAAGGATTATAACTAGGATTTGTGTTATGGGAGGTTCAGCAAAACGCCATAGATCTGTTTGAACAAACGCATTTGAACGTCTGGTGCTAGAAGACATGCCTTTTTGTTAGGTGACAGGtgaaaaaattgtcaaatttgtatgtgaattttGTTATGGGAGTCTCTACAAAGTGCCTTAGATCTTTCCTCGGGCAATGTAAGGTTTTAGTGCCTAGAGTGCCTTTCTCTTTGGCAATATTGCAAGTTCTTTATAATGGATTTTGTTATGTTAAATTTCTATGAACATAGTCTGGCTAATAAATTTTGCACCGACATGTTAGAATTTCAGAATTCAGAACTTTTCATCAAAAACTCATGAAAGGTAACAAACAAATTGTGGCTAAATTATATTGTATGGTGCAAACACAGGCAGTTATATTCTTGGTAGAACTGGAATTCTCTAGGTCACTTCTGCTTGAGAGAGCTTGACATTCTTGTTTGTAGGTTATTCGGTTTTGGATCTTGATTGATTATAATTGCTTTAAATGGCACAGAAGCTGTTCTGTTATTGTATGCAGGAAGCTTTTAATAGCTGTTTTGTGGCTTAAAATGTGACTGATCATATTGAGGGGAGAGAAGCTGAAGCAGTGGTGAAGTGCTGGATGATTACATGTTTGGGTTTCACCATTTTGAATTCTCCtgtaaacaaaattttcatcccCTTCATCGAACAGCTTTTCCATCCGAAATGCTTATTTTGGCTATGTATAAGGTATCATAATGCTGCCTTTGATAAGTGGATGAAGATCTAGAATTAAAGGGGGAACTTGATGATTGGATGGGATGAAAAGAGACTACCTGCCTGCTTTGCATACGATTTTCCTTTTGCTCTGAATGCACAAGCCATGTGAGAGACATTGGTTTCGTTAGATTTTGATTTCTAATTAAGATTGAAAGCCAAAAAAGCTAAATTTCTAAGAGGAAGACATAGGCTTAGGAATGAGTCAAAGAGGGTAGTCACCAGTTGGTAACAATTTGATCAATTGGAGGCAACCAGAGTTTCTGATTATATGTGCCTTAGAACCAGCTGTAGTTGATGACATATTGCTGCCCAAGAAAGGAGAAACAGAGGAAATAAGAGTTGCATTgtgatttttcatattttaatggTTGATgtgattgaaatttatttttatctttttgcaATGTTTGTTAGCGTACAGCACTGCATTTTAACCGTCCTTTTGATTCTCAAgtttcatatggtttgtctGTAATTATCTTCATTCTAGTTATCATATGACAAAAATCATT
This genomic stretch from Gossypium raimondii isolate GPD5lz chromosome 6, ASM2569854v1, whole genome shotgun sequence harbors:
- the LOC105773157 gene encoding QWRF motif-containing protein 2: MVTAVSATVISKRNGGGPRPRSQPQPQPQPRPRQRPPLLPSDPDNAIVPRSLKFREVTSRYLSTSSSSNSSTSSSSSSGAYTKRCPSPSVSRTPTVTTPSVVKRSQSVERRREVTPRSYNSADLSGDNNKKSNGEVSAAQKLLFTSTRSLSVSFQGESFSYQFSKAKPSPSPSPSPTATRKGTPERRKPADTTTPVKGTVQTENSKTERWPARIRRPDSTTRSVDCTDERKRLNGSVNGNVVRALRDSMVGNRDVMAVGSEAQSDHAASDTESVSSASTSGALESPCNGNGDVNRGRRGIIVPARFWHETATRSRRSDSDSPVSRKNTAPSKLIAPDKFRIDSPSSSPKGVMNSRGQLSPIRGPVRPASPSKLAASLTSSPMRGMSPSRVRNGLCGSLTNTPSILSFSGDVIKMGKIGENKVSNAHLLRLLYNRLLQWRFVNARADAVLSSQRSKAEKSLYNALTTTSKLRESVRAKRTELQVLRQNLKLISILKGQMIFLDEWALLDHDYFSSLSGATEALKASTFRLPVVSGARADVQKLKDAICSAVDVMQAMASSICSLLSKVAKLNSLLAELGNLTANEFALLNQCKDLLLAIAAMQVKECSLKTHVLQLNHVPSGLT